In the Pseudomonas sp. ADAK2 genome, one interval contains:
- the fis gene encoding DNA-binding transcriptional regulator Fis yields the protein MTMMTETLVSGTTPVSDNVNLKQHLNTPSEEGQTLRGSVEKALHNYFAHLEGAAVTDVYNLVLSEVEAPLLECVMNYVKGNQTKASELLGLNRGTLRKKLKQYDLL from the coding sequence ATGACGATGATGACCGAGACTTTAGTGAGTGGAACAACACCCGTGAGCGACAACGTGAATTTGAAACAGCACCTCAATACGCCGAGCGAAGAAGGTCAGACCCTTCGCGGGAGTGTCGAGAAGGCGCTGCACAATTATTTCGCCCACCTTGAAGGCGCTGCCGTCACGGATGTGTACAACCTGGTGCTCTCCGAAGTCGAGGCGCCCCTGCTCGAATGCGTGATGAACTACGTCAAGGGCAACCAGACCAAGGCCAGCGAGTTGCTCGGGCTGAACCGAGGCACGCTGCGCAAGAAACTCAAGCAGTACGATTTGCTGTAA
- the dusB gene encoding tRNA dihydrouridine synthase DusB produces MSAVRIGPYTLHNGLILAPMAGVTDQPFRQLCKRLGAGLVVSEMVTSDMSLWNTRKSRMRMIHEGDPEPRSVQIAGGDAQMLADAARANVELGAQIIDINMGCPAKKVCNKAAGSALLKDEALVTEILQAVVAAVDVPVTLKIRTGWDRDNKNGLTVAKIAEQAGITALAVHGRTRADLYTGEAEYDTIAAIKQAVSIPVFANGDIDSPEKARYVLDATGADGLLIGRAAQGRPWIFREIDHFLRTGEKLPAPELIEVERILLEHLAALHAFYGDVMGVRIARKHVGWYLATLPGAREFRAHFNRLDGTETQCANVREFFAERYKSLTGDGEGVAA; encoded by the coding sequence ATGTCGGCGGTACGCATCGGTCCATATACATTGCACAACGGCTTGATCCTCGCCCCGATGGCGGGGGTCACCGACCAGCCCTTTCGTCAGCTGTGCAAGCGACTGGGTGCGGGGCTTGTAGTCTCGGAAATGGTCACCAGCGACATGAGCTTGTGGAACACCCGCAAATCGCGGATGCGCATGATTCACGAAGGTGATCCCGAGCCACGCTCGGTACAGATCGCCGGTGGCGATGCGCAGATGCTGGCGGACGCAGCCCGGGCCAACGTGGAACTGGGCGCACAGATTATTGATATCAACATGGGCTGTCCGGCGAAGAAGGTCTGCAACAAGGCCGCCGGTTCCGCGCTGTTGAAAGATGAAGCACTGGTCACCGAGATCCTGCAGGCCGTGGTGGCTGCGGTTGATGTGCCGGTGACGTTGAAGATCCGCACAGGTTGGGACCGGGACAACAAGAACGGCCTGACCGTGGCGAAGATCGCCGAGCAGGCGGGCATTACGGCGTTGGCGGTCCATGGCCGCACCCGTGCCGACCTGTACACCGGCGAAGCCGAGTACGACACCATTGCCGCGATCAAGCAGGCGGTGTCGATTCCGGTCTTTGCCAATGGCGACATCGATTCACCCGAGAAGGCCCGGTACGTGCTCGACGCGACCGGTGCCGATGGCCTGTTGATAGGCCGGGCTGCCCAGGGGCGGCCATGGATTTTCCGTGAGATCGACCATTTTCTGCGTACCGGCGAAAAACTGCCGGCACCGGAGCTGATCGAGGTGGAACGTATTCTGCTTGAGCATCTGGCCGCGCTGCACGCTTTCTACGGAGACGTGATGGGCGTACGCATTGCTCGCAAGCATGTGGGCTGGTACCTCGCAACCCTGCCGGGCGCCAGGGAGTTCCGCGCCCACTTCAATCGTTTGGATGGTACGGAAACACAATGCGCCAACGTTCGGGAGTTCTTCGCCGAGCGTTACAAGAGCCTGACAGGGGACGGAGAAGGGGTGGCCGCATGA
- the aroQ gene encoding type II 3-dehydroquinate dehydratase yields MATLLVLHGPNLNLLGTREPGVYGATTLAQINQDLERRAREAGHHLLYLQSNAEYELIDRIHAASSEGVDFILINPAAFTHTSVALRDALLAVSIPFIEVHLSNVHKREPFRHHSYFSDVAVGVICGLGASGYRLALEAALEQLDTQAKRP; encoded by the coding sequence ATGGCGACGCTACTGGTTCTGCACGGACCCAACCTGAACTTGCTCGGCACCCGCGAACCGGGCGTCTACGGGGCGACCACCCTGGCGCAGATCAACCAGGACCTGGAACGCCGTGCCCGTGAAGCCGGTCATCATTTGCTCTACCTGCAAAGCAACGCCGAGTACGAATTGATCGACCGCATCCACGCTGCCAGCAGCGAAGGTGTGGACTTCATTCTGATTAATCCAGCAGCTTTTACGCACACAAGTGTCGCATTACGTGACGCGCTGCTGGCGGTGAGCATCCCATTCATCGAAGTGCATTTGTCTAACGTGCACAAACGCGAACCTTTCCGCCATCACTCTTACTTCTCCGACGTTGCGGTGGGAGTGATCTGCGGCCTTGGCGCCAGCGGTTATCGACTGGCCCTGGAGGCCGCCCTGGAACAGCTTGATACACAAGCTAAACGCCCCTGA
- the accC gene encoding acetyl-CoA carboxylase biotin carboxylase subunit, giving the protein MTAKLEKVLIANRGEIALRILRACKEMGIKTVAVYSTADKELMHLGLADESVCIGPASAAKSYLHIPAIIAAAEVTGATAIHPGYGFLAENADFAEQVENSGFAFIGPKADTIRLMGDKVSAKHAMIAAGVPTVPGSDGPLPEDEETALRIGREVGYPVIIKAAGGGGGRGMRVVHKEEDLISSAKLTRSEAGAAFGNPMVYLEKFLTNPRHVEVQVLSDGQGHAIHLGDRDCSLQRRHQKVLEEAPAPGIDEKARAEVLARCVKACIDINYRGAGTFEFLYENGAFYFIEMNTRVQVEHPVSEMVTGIDIVKEMLSIAAGNKLSYTQEDVVIRGHALECRINAEDPKTFMPSPGTVKHFHAPGGNGVRVDSHLYSGYAVPPNYDSLIGKLITYGATRDEALARMRNALDEIVVDGIKTNIPLHRDLVRDEGFCKGGINIHYLEHKLANQH; this is encoded by the coding sequence ATGACTGCGAAGTTGGAAAAAGTTCTGATCGCCAACCGCGGTGAGATCGCCCTGCGGATCCTGCGTGCCTGCAAAGAGATGGGCATCAAGACCGTCGCCGTTTATTCCACGGCTGACAAAGAGCTGATGCACCTGGGTCTGGCGGACGAATCCGTCTGCATCGGTCCGGCATCGGCTGCAAAGTCTTACCTGCACATCCCTGCGATCATCGCCGCCGCTGAAGTGACCGGCGCTACCGCCATTCACCCAGGCTACGGTTTCCTCGCGGAAAACGCCGATTTCGCCGAACAGGTCGAGAACTCCGGCTTCGCCTTCATTGGCCCGAAAGCCGACACCATTCGCCTGATGGGCGACAAGGTATCGGCCAAGCACGCCATGATCGCGGCCGGTGTTCCAACCGTTCCGGGTTCCGACGGCCCGCTGCCGGAAGACGAAGAAACTGCCCTGCGCATCGGCCGTGAAGTCGGTTACCCGGTGATCATCAAGGCCGCTGGCGGCGGCGGTGGTCGCGGCATGCGCGTTGTGCATAAAGAAGAAGACCTGATCTCCTCGGCCAAACTGACCCGCTCCGAAGCTGGCGCGGCGTTCGGCAACCCGATGGTCTATCTGGAAAAATTCCTGACCAACCCACGTCACGTGGAAGTCCAGGTACTTTCCGATGGCCAGGGTCACGCGATCCATCTGGGCGACCGCGATTGCTCGCTGCAACGTCGTCACCAGAAGGTTCTCGAAGAAGCGCCGGCACCGGGCATCGACGAGAAGGCTCGTGCTGAAGTCCTCGCTCGCTGCGTCAAGGCGTGCATCGACATCAACTACCGTGGCGCAGGCACTTTCGAGTTCCTGTACGAGAACGGCGCGTTCTATTTCATCGAAATGAACACCCGCGTTCAGGTTGAGCACCCGGTTTCGGAAATGGTCACCGGCATCGACATCGTCAAGGAGATGCTCAGCATCGCCGCTGGCAACAAGCTGTCGTACACCCAGGAAGACGTTGTCATCCGCGGTCACGCACTTGAATGCCGGATCAACGCCGAAGACCCGAAAACCTTCATGCCGAGCCCAGGCACGGTCAAGCATTTCCACGCTCCAGGCGGCAACGGCGTTCGCGTCGATTCGCACCTGTACAGTGGCTATGCCGTTCCGCCGAACTACGATTCGTTGATCGGCAAGCTGATCACCTACGGCGCAACCCGTGACGAAGCCCTGGCGCGCATGCGCAATGCGCTGGACGAAATCGTGGTCGACGGGATCAAGACCAACATCCCGCTGCACCGCGATCTGGTCCGCGATGAAGGCTTCTGCAAAGGTGGAATCAACATCCACTATCTGGAACACAAGCTGGCCAACCAGCATTAA
- a CDS encoding DUF3426 domain-containing protein produces MTDSFVTQCPHCQTSFRVSHAQLSVARGVVRCGSCLQVFNAAKQLLEQRAGKEAVKPIAPAIVEPPVRAISQKQWSAAEMDLDSLDLDQELARLEQREIQPTKEFGHHREDALSARRDSIEADEEPWSDSLFSESAADRAQAVEADQRETQTEPGKHSRTEPSFSLEPVDLDDEPQVPQLRLNDPLDTPLRHDRLSATDTTDDGLPPIAPLRKRHERSEATERDEALHDLTDDPLQLGWQKRRSPWGRRMLWLVLTLLAAAGLAGQYIAYHFDEMARQDQYRPWFQQLCPTLGCTVPSKVDIAKVKSSNLVVRSHPDFSGALVVDAIIYNRAAFSQPFPLLELRFADLNGHLIASRRFKPGEYLNGDLEGMAEMPPQTPIHIALDILDPGPKAVNYSLSFHSPE; encoded by the coding sequence ATGACCGACAGCTTCGTCACCCAGTGCCCGCATTGCCAAACCAGCTTCCGCGTCAGCCATGCTCAATTGAGCGTCGCCCGTGGAGTGGTTCGTTGCGGCTCCTGCTTGCAGGTGTTCAACGCCGCCAAGCAACTGCTTGAGCAACGGGCCGGCAAAGAAGCCGTCAAACCGATCGCCCCGGCCATCGTCGAGCCGCCGGTCCGGGCCATCAGCCAAAAGCAGTGGTCCGCCGCTGAAATGGACCTGGACAGCCTCGACCTGGATCAGGAACTCGCCCGGCTCGAACAGCGGGAAATCCAGCCGACCAAGGAGTTCGGTCATCATCGCGAAGACGCCTTGAGCGCGCGCCGGGACAGCATCGAGGCTGACGAAGAGCCGTGGTCCGACAGTCTGTTCAGCGAATCGGCGGCTGATCGCGCCCAGGCCGTCGAAGCCGACCAACGGGAAACGCAGACAGAACCGGGCAAGCACTCGCGCACTGAACCTTCGTTCTCGCTGGAGCCGGTTGATCTGGACGACGAACCCCAGGTGCCGCAACTGCGCCTGAATGATCCACTCGACACACCCCTGCGCCATGATCGTCTGTCGGCAACCGATACCACTGACGACGGCCTGCCCCCGATTGCCCCCTTGCGCAAGCGACACGAGCGCAGCGAAGCAACCGAACGTGACGAAGCCTTGCACGACCTGACCGACGACCCGCTGCAACTCGGCTGGCAAAAACGCCGTTCGCCGTGGGGCCGACGGATGTTATGGCTGGTATTGACCCTGCTCGCCGCCGCGGGCCTTGCTGGCCAATACATTGCCTACCATTTCGACGAAATGGCCCGCCAGGACCAATACCGTCCATGGTTCCAGCAACTGTGCCCAACGCTCGGCTGTACGGTGCCGTCCAAGGTCGACATCGCCAAGGTCAAAAGCAGCAATCTTGTGGTGCGCAGCCACCCGGATTTCAGTGGGGCACTGGTGGTGGATGCGATCATCTATAACCGCGCGGCATTCTCCCAGCCCTTCCCGCTGCTGGAACTGCGTTTCGCCGATCTCAACGGCCACCTGATCGCCAGTCGTCGCTTCAAACCCGGCGAGTACCTCAACGGCGACCTGGAGGGGATGGCCGAGATGCCTCCACAAACGCCAATCCACATCGCGCTGGACATCCTCGATCCAGGCCCCAAAGCGGTGAACTACAGCCTGAGCTTCCATTCGCCCGAGTGA
- the accB gene encoding acetyl-CoA carboxylase biotin carboxyl carrier protein gives MDIRKVKKLIELLEESGIDELEIKEGEESVRISRHSKTPAQQYYAPAPMHAPAPAPVAAAPVAAAAPAAPAAPVLNGTVARSPMVGTFYRKSSPSSPSFVEVGQTVKKGDTLCIVEAMKMMNHIEAETSGVIESILVEDGQPVEYDQPLFTIV, from the coding sequence ATGGATATCCGTAAAGTTAAGAAACTGATCGAATTGCTGGAAGAGTCCGGCATCGACGAGCTCGAGATCAAGGAAGGCGAAGAGTCCGTACGCATCAGCCGTCACAGCAAGACCCCGGCTCAGCAGTACTACGCTCCAGCGCCAATGCACGCTCCGGCCCCGGCACCTGTTGCCGCTGCTCCGGTTGCTGCCGCCGCTCCTGCTGCTCCAGCCGCACCCGTACTGAACGGCACCGTTGCCCGTTCGCCAATGGTCGGCACTTTCTATCGCAAGTCTTCGCCATCCTCGCCGTCCTTCGTTGAAGTCGGCCAGACCGTGAAGAAAGGCGACACCCTGTGCATCGTTGAAGCGATGAAGATGATGAACCACATCGAAGCTGAAACCAGCGGTGTGATCGAATCCATCCTCGTCGAAGACGGCCAGCCGGTTGAGTACGACCAACCGCTGTTCACCATCGTTTGA
- the prmA gene encoding 50S ribosomal protein L11 methyltransferase: protein MPWLQVRLAISPEQAETYEDAFLEVGAVSVTFMDAEDQPIFEPELNTTPLWSHTHLLALFEDGTEAASVLAHMELLTGGPLPEHHSEIIEDQDWERSWMDGFQPMRFGERLWIVPSWHAAPEPDAVNLLLDPGLAFGTGTHPTTALCLEWLDGQDLKDCNVLDFGCGSGILAIAALLLGAKEAVGTDIDVQALEASRDNAGRNNIAEALFPLYLPEDLPQVQADVLVANILAGPLVSLAPQLSSLVKPGGRLALSGILAEQGEEVAKAYAQDFDLDPIANRDGWVRITGRRR from the coding sequence ATGCCTTGGCTGCAAGTCCGTCTCGCCATCAGCCCAGAACAAGCCGAAACCTACGAAGACGCTTTCCTTGAAGTGGGCGCCGTGTCGGTGACATTCATGGACGCCGAAGACCAGCCGATCTTCGAACCGGAACTCAACACCACACCGCTGTGGTCTCACACCCATCTGCTGGCCCTGTTCGAGGACGGCACCGAAGCCGCCAGCGTACTGGCCCACATGGAATTGCTGACCGGCGGCCCGCTGCCCGAGCATCACAGCGAAATCATCGAAGACCAGGATTGGGAACGCAGCTGGATGGATGGCTTCCAGCCGATGCGTTTCGGTGAGCGCCTGTGGATCGTCCCGAGCTGGCACGCCGCACCGGAACCGGACGCGGTGAACCTGCTGCTCGATCCGGGCCTGGCGTTCGGCACCGGCACGCACCCGACCACCGCGCTGTGCCTGGAATGGCTCGACGGTCAGGATCTGAAAGACTGCAACGTGCTCGACTTCGGTTGCGGCTCGGGGATTCTGGCCATCGCCGCCCTGTTGCTGGGCGCCAAGGAAGCCGTCGGCACCGACATCGACGTGCAAGCCCTGGAAGCTTCCCGCGACAACGCCGGGCGCAACAACATTGCCGAAGCACTGTTCCCGCTGTACCTGCCAGAAGATCTGCCGCAGGTTCAGGCCGACGTGCTGGTCGCCAATATCCTCGCTGGCCCGCTGGTTTCCCTCGCGCCGCAACTGTCGAGCCTGGTCAAGCCGGGCGGCCGTCTGGCGCTGTCGGGCATCCTCGCCGAACAAGGCGAAGAAGTGGCCAAGGCCTACGCCCAGGACTTCGATCTGGACCCGATTGCCAATCGCGATGGCTGGGTGCGCATCACTGGCCGTCGGCGCTAG